A genomic stretch from Canis lupus familiaris isolate Mischka breed German Shepherd chromosome 15, alternate assembly UU_Cfam_GSD_1.0, whole genome shotgun sequence includes:
- the LOC119877051 gene encoding voltage-dependent calcium channel gamma-8 subunit-like has translation MLKTLGFVSGFFLGGGGGGESLLSVKQVTTATSRPATRYPFGLEGRFEAKAGSGGPRTDPRDSSSPPPGSRETEVAAEIQGRKRRGKGAGSALLARPRGRSGALGHLRLDGGRRGAVCCGEREGEGGGGGGGGGAERREGERLPRGLPAPRGPAPTLPGCLRGLGRGHLRDRYEPGAAAREPPRLLRPSGGSRVPTPDCCQLLPAPRAAKTWSDLSTGMPRQLPPLGGGREGERVHEEWGRFLASQLPPRQTSPTF, from the exons atgttaaaaacgCTAGGTTTTGTTTCGGGgttctttttggggggagggggtggaggggaatcGTTACTGTCCGTCAAACAAGTTACTACAGCGACCTCTCGACCAGCCACCCGCTACCCCTTCGGGCTCGAAGGCAGGTTCGAAGCGAAGGCGGGTTCCGGAGGCCCCCGCACAG ACCCTCGGGACTCGTCCTCACCCCCGCCAGGGAGCCGCGAGACCGAGGTGGCGGCGGAGATCCAGGGCAGGAAAAGGCGGGGGAAAGGGGCGGGGAGCGCTCTCCTCGCTCGGCCCAGGGGGAGGAGTGGAGCACTCGGGCACCTGAGGCTCGACGGCGGGAGGCGGGGAGCTGTGTGCTGTGgcgagagggaaggggagggcggcggcggcggcggcggcggcggcgcggagaggagggagggagagag GTTACCACGGGGTCTCCCAGCGCCGAGAGGACCCGCCCCCACGTTGCCAGGGTGTCTTCGTGGACTCGGACGAGGACACCTGAGGGACCGCTACGAGCCCGGAGCGGCAGCGCGGGAGCCACCGAGGCTGCTGCGCCCGTCCGGAGGGAGCAGGGTCCCCACCCCCGACTGCTGTCAGCTGCTGCCCGCGCCGCGCGCCGCGAAGACTTGGAGCGACCTCTCCACCGGGATGCCCCGGCAGCTGCCGCCGCTTGGCGGAGGACGGGAGGGGGAACGTGTCCACGAGGAATGGGGCCGGTTCCTTGCTTCGCAGCTGCCGCCCCGCCAGACCTCCCCCACGTTCTGA
- the LOC100686340 gene encoding 60S ribosomal protein L39-like translates to MSSHKTFRIKQFLAKKQKQNRPIPQWIQMKTGNKIRYNSKRRHWRRTKLGL, encoded by the exons ATGTCTTCTCACAAGACTTTCAGAATCAAGCAATtcctggccaagaaacaaaagcagaatcgtCCCATTCCCCAGTGGATTCAgatgaaaactggtaataaaatcag gtacaACTCCAAGAGGAGGCACTGGAGAAGAACCAAGCTGGGTCTATGA